In a genomic window of Pseudomonas oryzihabitans:
- a CDS encoding YfdX family protein, giving the protein MNVKNKLAKSMLVAAIVAACTSAAYAATEALSPSALSSFQALSTQGQRAFVDISSARLEIFQGQPKKALEQVKEAQHALKLAEKDNTAFTKAANDLQVKDSQGKADTDTTPKAWLPIWGDTIIQDNYLASPQKVKAVADANAKLKHGDAKGAAEVLRLAGVDVDTSIALAPLKQTVTDVDQAAKLLASDKYYEANLALKKVQDEVRFASTDVNFAANAHGLQPVGSFTETVTPSK; this is encoded by the coding sequence ATGAACGTCAAAAACAAACTGGCAAAAAGCATGCTGGTCGCCGCCATTGTAGCTGCTTGCACATCTGCGGCTTATGCCGCCACCGAAGCTCTCAGCCCAAGCGCCCTGAGCAGCTTCCAAGCCCTTTCGACCCAAGGCCAACGCGCCTTTGTGGACATTTCCAGTGCACGCCTAGAAATCTTCCAGGGACAACCGAAAAAAGCACTGGAGCAAGTCAAGGAGGCTCAGCATGCGCTGAAGCTTGCCGAGAAAGACAATACGGCCTTTACCAAAGCAGCCAACGACCTGCAGGTCAAAGACAGCCAGGGCAAGGCCGATACCGACACCACTCCGAAGGCCTGGCTACCCATCTGGGGTGACACCATTATCCAGGACAACTATCTCGCCAGCCCGCAGAAGGTCAAGGCGGTCGCCGACGCCAATGCGAAACTCAAGCATGGCGATGCCAAGGGTGCTGCGGAAGTTCTGCGCCTGGCCGGTGTCGATGTCGACACGTCCATCGCCCTGGCCCCGCTCAAGCAAACCGTAACCGATGTCGATCAGGCCGCCAAACTCCTGGCCAGCGACAAGTACTATGAAGCCAACCTGGCACTCAAGAAGGTTCAGGACGAAGTACGCTTCGCCTCAACCGATGTGAACTTCGCGGCCAATGCACACGGGTTGCAACCGGTGGGTTCCTTCACCGAGACCGTCACCCCGAGCAAATAA
- the rpmI gene encoding 50S ribosomal protein L35 has protein sequence MPKMKTKSGAAKRFMKTAGGIKHKHAFKSHILTKMTTKRKRQLRGTSLMHASDVQKVERMLRLR, from the coding sequence ATGCCAAAGATGAAAACCAAAAGCGGCGCTGCGAAGCGCTTCATGAAGACTGCTGGCGGCATCAAGCACAAGCACGCTTTCAAGAGCCACATTCTGACCAAGATGACCACCAAGCGTAAGCGTCAGCTGCGCGGTACGTCGCTGATGCATGCATCCGACGTCCAAAAGGTCGAGCGCATGCTGCGCCTTCGTTAA
- the pheS gene encoding phenylalanine--tRNA ligase subunit alpha, with translation MENLDALVSQALEAVRLTEDTNALEQLRVNYLGKKGELTQIMKTLGHLTAEERPQAGALINAAKERVQDAINSRKATLEQAALAARLAAERIDVTLPGRGQASGGLHPVTRTLERIERLFANIGYGVATGPEIEDDYHNFEALNIPGHHPARAMHDTFYFNANMLLRTHTSPVQIRTMESQQPPIRIICPGRVYRCDSDQTHSPMFHQVEGLVIDEEVSFADLKSTLVSFLREFFEEELEVRFRPSYFPFTEPSAEVDIRRPSRDGEPASRWLEVLGCGMVHPNVLRMAGIDPEKYQGFAFGMGAERLAMLRYGVNDLRLFFDNDLRFLAQFR, from the coding sequence ATGGAAAACCTGGATGCGCTGGTCTCCCAAGCCCTGGAGGCCGTGCGGCTCACCGAAGACACCAATGCCCTGGAACAGCTCCGGGTCAATTACCTGGGCAAGAAGGGTGAACTGACCCAGATCATGAAGACCCTGGGCCACCTCACGGCGGAGGAGCGCCCTCAAGCGGGTGCCCTGATCAACGCCGCCAAGGAACGTGTCCAGGACGCAATCAACAGCCGCAAGGCGACGCTGGAGCAGGCCGCATTGGCCGCTCGCCTCGCCGCGGAACGCATCGACGTGACCCTGCCCGGGCGGGGCCAGGCCTCCGGTGGCCTGCACCCGGTCACCCGCACCCTGGAGCGCATCGAGCGCCTGTTCGCCAACATCGGCTATGGCGTCGCCACCGGTCCCGAGATCGAAGACGACTACCATAACTTCGAGGCGCTCAACATCCCCGGCCACCACCCGGCACGGGCGATGCACGATACCTTCTACTTCAATGCCAACATGCTGCTGCGCACCCACACCTCGCCGGTGCAGATCCGCACCATGGAGAGCCAGCAGCCGCCGATCCGCATCATCTGCCCAGGGCGCGTCTATCGTTGCGACAGCGACCAGACCCATTCGCCCATGTTCCACCAGGTCGAAGGCCTGGTGATCGACGAGGAAGTCAGCTTCGCCGATCTCAAGAGCACCCTGGTGAGCTTCCTGCGCGAATTCTTCGAGGAAGAGCTGGAAGTGCGCTTCCGTCCGTCCTACTTCCCCTTCACCGAGCCGTCGGCCGAGGTGGACATCCGTCGTCCTAGCCGCGACGGCGAACCGGCTTCGCGCTGGCTCGAGGTGCTGGGCTGCGGCATGGTCCACCCCAATGTCCTGCGCATGGCCGGCATCGATCCGGAGAAGTACCAGGGCTTCGCCTTCGGCATGGGGGCCGAGCGCCTGGCCATGCTGCGCTACGGGGTCAACGACCTGCGCCTCTTCTTCGACAACGATCTGCGCTTCCTGGCGCAATTCCGCTAG
- a CDS encoding S9 family peptidase — MTQAPIARRAPGDDPYVWLESRDAPEVLAHLEAENAYLETQLAPQAALRERLFEEIRARIRETDLSLPVPRGHYLYYQRTQAGDEYGRNYRCRRPADGSLSPDPASEELLFDGNAIANGGFLSVGRFTISPDQTKLAYSLDQVGDETYRLYVKDLTTGTVTELPFNECDGSLTWANDSRTLFFGERDESHRPHKLYRYHLGEAEPQLVFHETDGRFFLGCYRSSSERKLLLLSHSKTTSEAWVLDADRPDEAFVCLAPREEGHEYFPDHGVDGWYVRSNQDGINFALYQAAEATPTRAHWQLLVPHDPAVMLEDASLSAQALVLSLRSAGLPILEVRPYGQAPYRVDLPDEVYSLDAMDVLEFQSPVLRLRYEALNRPAEIRELDLVSGSQRVLKQVPVEGPFDADAYESRRLWATAADGTRIPISLVGRRDLPQSAPLYLYGYGAYGHSLDPWFSHARLSLLDRGVRFAIAHVRGGGELGEAWYRSGKLEHKHNTFDDFIACTEHLLAEGLSTPQQVVISGGSAGGLLIGAVLNQRPDLYAAAIAEVPFVDVLNTMLKPDLPLTVTEYDEWGDPNEPEVRERIASYAPYENVKAQAYPAILAVAGYHDTRVQYWEAAKWVARLRERRTDPAPLLLLKTEFGAGHGGMSGRYQALRDVALEYAFVFKVLGLSG, encoded by the coding sequence ATGACCCAAGCCCCCATTGCCCGCCGCGCCCCAGGCGACGATCCCTACGTCTGGTTGGAAAGCCGAGATGCGCCCGAGGTGCTGGCGCACCTGGAAGCCGAGAACGCCTATCTGGAAACCCAGCTGGCGCCCCAGGCCGCCTTGCGTGAGCGACTGTTCGAAGAGATCCGCGCGCGCATTCGCGAGACGGATCTGTCGTTGCCGGTCCCACGGGGTCACTATCTCTACTATCAACGCACCCAGGCCGGTGACGAATATGGCCGCAATTATCGCTGCCGCCGCCCAGCCGATGGCAGCCTGTCGCCCGACCCCGCGAGCGAGGAGCTGCTGTTCGACGGCAACGCCATCGCCAACGGTGGTTTTCTCTCCGTGGGTCGCTTCACCATCAGCCCTGACCAGACCAAGCTTGCCTACAGTCTGGATCAGGTGGGTGACGAGACTTACCGCCTCTACGTGAAAGACCTGACGACCGGTACTGTGACCGAACTGCCCTTCAACGAATGCGATGGCAGTCTGACCTGGGCCAACGACAGCCGTACCCTGTTCTTCGGCGAGCGGGACGAATCCCATCGTCCGCACAAGCTCTATCGCTATCACCTGGGCGAGGCCGAACCGCAATTGGTCTTCCATGAGACCGATGGGCGTTTCTTCCTCGGCTGCTATCGCTCGAGTTCCGAGCGCAAGCTGCTGTTGCTCTCCCATAGCAAGACCACCAGCGAGGCCTGGGTACTGGATGCGGATCGGCCGGACGAGGCCTTCGTCTGCCTGGCACCGCGTGAGGAAGGCCACGAGTATTTCCCCGACCATGGCGTCGACGGCTGGTACGTGCGCAGCAACCAGGACGGCATCAACTTCGCGCTGTACCAGGCCGCTGAGGCCACTCCCACGCGCGCTCACTGGCAGTTGCTGGTCCCCCACGATCCGGCGGTGATGCTGGAGGACGCGAGCCTGAGCGCCCAGGCACTGGTGCTCAGTCTGCGCAGTGCCGGACTGCCGATCCTGGAGGTCCGCCCCTATGGCCAGGCGCCCTACCGCGTCGACTTGCCGGACGAGGTCTACAGCCTCGATGCGATGGACGTACTGGAATTCCAGAGCCCGGTATTGCGACTGCGCTACGAAGCACTCAATCGCCCAGCAGAGATCCGCGAGCTGGACCTGGTCAGCGGCAGCCAACGGGTGCTCAAGCAGGTCCCGGTGGAAGGCCCCTTCGATGCCGATGCCTATGAAAGCCGGCGCCTCTGGGCAACTGCCGCCGATGGCACCCGCATCCCCATCAGCCTGGTCGGGCGGCGTGATCTGCCGCAGAGTGCCCCGCTCTACCTCTATGGCTATGGTGCCTATGGCCACAGCCTTGACCCCTGGTTCTCCCATGCGCGCCTGAGCCTGCTGGATCGCGGCGTGCGCTTCGCCATCGCCCATGTACGTGGCGGCGGTGAGCTGGGCGAGGCCTGGTATCGCAGCGGCAAGCTGGAACACAAGCACAACACCTTCGACGACTTCATCGCCTGCACCGAGCATCTGCTGGCCGAGGGTCTGAGCACCCCGCAGCAGGTGGTCATCAGTGGCGGCAGCGCCGGTGGTCTCCTGATCGGTGCGGTGCTCAACCAGCGTCCCGATCTCTATGCTGCGGCCATCGCCGAGGTGCCCTTCGTCGACGTGCTCAATACCATGCTCAAGCCGGACCTGCCGCTGACCGTCACCGAATACGACGAATGGGGCGATCCCAACGAGCCGGAGGTGCGGGAGCGCATCGCCAGCTATGCGCCCTATGAGAACGTGAAGGCCCAAGCCTATCCGGCGATCCTGGCGGTGGCGGGCTATCACGACACCCGGGTGCAATACTGGGAGGCCGCCAAGTGGGTGGCGCGGCTGCGCGAGCGGCGTACCGACCCGGCGCCCCTGCTGCTGCTCAAAACCGAGTTCGGTGCCGGGCACGGTGGCATGAGCGGGCGCTATCAGGCGCTACGCGACGTGGCTCTTGAATACGCCTTCGTGTTCAAGGTGCTGGGCCTAAGCGGCTAG
- a CDS encoding SRPBCC family protein: MHLDAPTPPLVPPTRDDAAVRGVERLASLAGGGLLLTRGLARGGLLGLLSGATGAWLLTRGLRGRCAVRRAVANARFERDVRRSLAWRSAASQTRRVVIARPRDELYRFWRDFSNLPIFMRHIERVDVLNDRYSHWVVKAPMGRFEWDAEVTDDVPGQLIGWRSCGYAGLNNLGWVTFTDVPGGTEVTAVMAYEPPAGRLGHLFARVLRRDPGTRIAQDLAELKVLLERAHAVSDRYSAVERASHMESPLG; this comes from the coding sequence ATGCACCTAGATGCCCCCACTCCCCCGCTCGTCCCCCCGACTCGCGATGACGCCGCCGTACGTGGCGTGGAACGCCTGGCCTCGCTGGCGGGCGGCGGCCTGCTGCTCACGCGTGGGCTGGCGCGCGGCGGTTTGCTCGGTCTGCTCAGCGGAGCGACCGGCGCCTGGCTGCTGACCCGCGGCCTGCGCGGGCGCTGCGCGGTGCGCCGCGCCGTGGCCAATGCCCGCTTCGAAAGGGACGTGCGCCGCTCGCTGGCCTGGCGCTCGGCCGCTTCCCAAACACGGCGGGTAGTCATCGCTCGCCCGCGCGACGAGCTGTATCGCTTCTGGCGCGACTTCTCCAACCTGCCGATCTTCATGCGCCATATCGAGCGGGTGGACGTACTCAACGACCGCTATTCCCACTGGGTGGTCAAGGCACCCATGGGTCGTTTCGAATGGGATGCGGAGGTCACCGACGACGTGCCCGGCCAGCTGATCGGCTGGCGTTCCTGCGGTTATGCCGGGCTGAACAATCTCGGCTGGGTGACCTTCACCGACGTACCGGGCGGCACCGAGGTGACGGCGGTGATGGCCTACGAGCCTCCGGCCGGACGCCTGGGGCATCTGTTCGCCCGCGTGTTGCGGCGCGATCCCGGCACCCGTATCGCTCAGGATCTGGCCGAACTCAAGGTGCTGCTGGAACGCGCCCATGCGGTCAGCGATAGATACAGCGCCGTCGAGCGCGCCTCCCACATGGAATCCCCCCTGGGCTGA
- a CDS encoding MFS transporter — MTDQEYLIAWAIYAVAALLLLVVTFKATGWLWRWLREPIRLVAAVLMVTPVLVDAEHGFYAPAIAVTVLDLVFKVGNSAWSAVANLAAAGVIGVVLYLLFVLCRWLYWRSHPRPVPVTAQTPADDPLPESPTTRQGAPAPVEQRDVRSRGERIEPRL, encoded by the coding sequence ATGACCGACCAAGAGTACCTGATCGCCTGGGCCATCTACGCCGTCGCCGCGCTGCTGTTGTTGGTGGTGACCTTCAAGGCTACCGGTTGGCTCTGGCGCTGGCTGCGCGAGCCCATCCGCCTGGTGGCGGCCGTGCTCATGGTGACTCCCGTGCTGGTGGACGCCGAGCACGGCTTCTATGCCCCGGCGATCGCCGTGACGGTACTCGATCTGGTGTTCAAGGTCGGCAACAGCGCCTGGTCGGCCGTGGCCAATCTGGCGGCGGCCGGCGTCATCGGCGTGGTGCTCTATCTACTCTTTGTGCTGTGCCGCTGGCTGTACTGGCGCTCGCACCCCCGGCCGGTGCCTGTTACTGCCCAAACCCCAGCGGATGACCCGTTGCCGGAATCGCCTACGACCCGGCAAGGCGCGCCCGCCCCGGTCGAGCAGCGGGACGTCCGCAGTCGCGGCGAGCGCATCGAGCCGCGCCTCTAA
- a CDS encoding DUF2937 family protein, with protein sequence MLRSYIRLLLFTLALLVGVQIPGFMLDYEQRVDAHRLESDQALNGFRKTAQQYFNGSLDGLLAHYQASDDPVFRSDADSLGVLIRRNALFNEEWQALQGPWYQRAWHILVRPNAELRDETLRQYRYQVVLTPEAIAWGVGLGLALAVTIETLALWLSILLYPRRPARRIS encoded by the coding sequence ATGTTGCGCAGCTATATCCGTCTGCTGTTGTTCACCCTGGCCTTGTTGGTAGGGGTGCAGATTCCTGGATTCATGCTCGACTACGAGCAGCGTGTGGATGCCCACCGGCTGGAATCCGACCAGGCCTTGAACGGCTTTCGCAAGACCGCACAGCAATACTTCAACGGTAGCCTCGACGGCTTGCTGGCGCACTACCAGGCCAGTGACGACCCGGTCTTTCGCAGCGATGCCGACAGCCTTGGCGTGCTGATACGCCGCAATGCACTCTTCAACGAAGAGTGGCAGGCCCTGCAGGGGCCTTGGTATCAGCGAGCCTGGCACATTCTCGTTCGGCCCAACGCCGAACTGCGCGACGAGACCCTGCGGCAGTATCGCTATCAGGTGGTACTCACCCCGGAGGCCATCGCCTGGGGGGTAGGGCTGGGCCTGGCACTGGCGGTGACCATAGAAACCCTCGCGCTCTGGCTTTCGATCCTGCTCTATCCGCGGCGCCCGGCCCGGCGGATTTCCTAG
- the infC gene encoding translation initiation factor IF-3, whose translation MRQDKRAAPRAPINENITAREVRLIGADGQQVGIVSIQEALQAAEDAKLDLVEITADAVPPVCRIMDYGKHVFEKKKQVAAAKKNQKQAQVKEIKFRPGTEEGDYQVKLRNLVRFLTEGDKAKISLRFRGREMAHQELGMELLKRVEADLAEHGAVEQHPKMEGRQLIMVIAPKKKK comes from the coding sequence ATGAGACAAGACAAGCGAGCCGCACCTCGGGCACCGATCAACGAAAATATCACCGCCCGGGAAGTTCGCCTTATTGGCGCCGATGGTCAGCAAGTAGGCATCGTCTCCATCCAGGAGGCCTTGCAGGCTGCCGAAGACGCCAAGCTGGATCTGGTGGAAATCACCGCCGACGCCGTACCCCCGGTCTGCCGGATCATGGACTACGGCAAGCACGTCTTCGAGAAGAAGAAGCAAGTCGCGGCGGCGAAGAAGAACCAGAAGCAGGCTCAGGTCAAAGAAATCAAGTTTCGTCCAGGGACGGAAGAAGGGGATTACCAGGTAAAACTACGCAACCTGGTACGTTTCCTAACCGAGGGGGACAAGGCCAAGATCTCGTTGAGATTCCGCGGCCGGGAGATGGCCCACCAGGAGCTGGGCATGGAGCTGTTGAAGCGGGTCGAAGCCGACCTTGCCGAACATGGCGCCGTTGAGCAGCATCCTAAGATGGAAGGACGCCAACTCATCATGGTCATCGCCCCCAAGAAGAAAAAGTAA
- the rplT gene encoding 50S ribosomal protein L20, giving the protein MARVKRGVIARRRHKKILKLAKGYYGARSRVFRVAKQAVIKAGQYAYRDRRQRKRQFRALWIARINAGARINGLSYSRLIAGLKKAAIEIDRKVLADLAVNEKAAFAAIVEKAKASLA; this is encoded by the coding sequence ATGGCTCGTGTTAAGCGTGGCGTCATCGCTCGTCGCCGTCACAAGAAAATCCTGAAGCTCGCCAAAGGCTACTACGGTGCCCGTTCGCGCGTCTTCCGCGTCGCCAAGCAGGCGGTGATCAAGGCTGGCCAATATGCCTACCGTGACCGTCGTCAGCGCAAGCGTCAGTTCCGCGCTCTGTGGATCGCTCGTATCAACGCTGGTGCTCGTATCAACGGTCTGTCCTACAGCCGTCTGATCGCCGGCCTGAAAAAAGCGGCCATCGAGATCGACCGTAAGGTACTGGCCGATCTGGCCGTGAACGAAAAAGCGGCGTTTGCTGCGATTGTCGAGAAAGCTAAAGCTTCGCTGGCTTAA
- the thrS gene encoding threonine--tRNA ligase — translation MPVITLPDGSQRPFDKPVTVAEVAQSIGAGLAKATIAGRVDGQLRDASDLIEQDANLQIITAKDEDGLEIIRHSCAHLVGHAVKQLFPTAKMVIGPVIDEGFYYDISFERPFTLDDLSAIETRMRELIDKDYDVIKKMTPRAEVIEVFKSRGEDYKLRLIDDMPEEQAMGLYYHEEYVDMCRGPHVPNTRFLKAFKLTKLSGAYWRGDSKNEQLQRIYGTAWADKKQLAAYIQRIEEAEKRDHRRIGKQLDLFHLQEEAPGMVFWHPNGWTVYQVLEQYMRKVQRDHGYQEVKTPQVVDRILWERSGHWSNYAENMFTTSSENRDFAVKPMNCPCHVQVFNQGLKSYRDLPLRLAEFGACHRNEPSGALHGIMRVRGFTQDDAHIFCTEEQVEKEAADFIKLTLQVYADFGFTDVAMKLSTRPAKRVGSEELWDRAEKAMADALDASGLPWEYQPGEGAFYGPKIEFTLKDCLGRNWQCGTLQYDANLPERLDASYVSEDNNRQRPVMLHRAILGSFERFIGMLIEHYAGLFPAWLAPTQAVVLNITDKQADFAQQVVGELNAEGFRAKVDLRNEKIGFKIREHTLLKVPYLLVIGDREVETRSVAVRTREGVDLGSMPVERFRELLTQAVSRRGRQESE, via the coding sequence ATGCCTGTCATTACTCTCCCCGACGGTAGCCAACGTCCATTCGACAAGCCCGTCACCGTAGCCGAAGTCGCCCAGTCCATTGGTGCCGGTCTCGCCAAGGCCACCATTGCCGGTCGTGTCGACGGCCAACTGCGTGATGCCAGCGATCTCATCGAGCAGGACGCCAACCTGCAGATCATCACCGCCAAGGACGAGGACGGCCTGGAGATCATCCGCCACTCCTGCGCCCACCTGGTCGGCCATGCGGTCAAGCAGCTGTTCCCGACCGCCAAGATGGTCATCGGTCCGGTGATCGACGAAGGCTTCTACTACGACATCTCCTTCGAGCGTCCTTTCACCCTCGACGACCTCTCGGCCATCGAGACGCGGATGCGCGAGCTGATCGACAAGGACTACGACGTCATCAAGAAGATGACGCCGCGCGCCGAGGTCATTGAGGTGTTCAAGTCCCGGGGTGAGGACTACAAGCTGCGCCTGATCGACGATATGCCCGAGGAGCAGGCCATGGGCCTGTATTACCACGAGGAGTACGTCGACATGTGCCGGGGCCCGCACGTGCCCAACACGCGCTTCCTCAAGGCCTTCAAGCTGACCAAGCTGTCCGGTGCCTACTGGCGTGGCGACTCCAAGAACGAGCAGTTGCAGCGCATCTATGGCACCGCCTGGGCCGACAAGAAGCAGTTGGCCGCCTACATCCAGCGCATCGAGGAAGCCGAGAAGCGCGACCACCGTCGCATCGGCAAGCAACTCGATCTCTTCCACCTGCAGGAAGAAGCGCCCGGCATGGTGTTCTGGCATCCCAATGGCTGGACCGTCTACCAGGTGCTCGAGCAGTACATGCGCAAGGTCCAGCGCGACCATGGCTACCAGGAAGTGAAGACGCCCCAGGTGGTGGATCGCATCCTCTGGGAGCGTTCCGGCCACTGGTCCAACTATGCCGAGAACATGTTCACCACGTCCTCAGAAAACCGCGACTTCGCGGTCAAGCCGATGAACTGCCCCTGTCACGTGCAGGTGTTCAATCAGGGACTGAAGTCCTACCGCGACCTGCCACTGCGTCTCGCCGAGTTCGGTGCCTGCCATCGCAACGAGCCGTCCGGTGCCCTGCACGGCATCATGCGCGTGCGCGGCTTCACCCAGGACGATGCCCACATCTTCTGCACCGAGGAGCAGGTGGAGAAGGAAGCGGCTGACTTCATCAAGCTGACCCTGCAGGTCTATGCCGACTTCGGCTTCACCGACGTCGCCATGAAGCTTTCTACCCGGCCGGCCAAGCGGGTTGGTTCCGAAGAGCTATGGGATCGCGCCGAGAAGGCTATGGCTGATGCCCTGGATGCCTCGGGTCTGCCTTGGGAATACCAGCCGGGTGAGGGTGCCTTCTACGGACCGAAGATCGAATTCACCCTCAAGGACTGCCTGGGGCGTAACTGGCAGTGTGGTACCCTGCAGTACGACGCGAACCTGCCCGAGCGCCTCGACGCCAGCTACGTTTCGGAAGACAACAATCGCCAGCGTCCGGTGATGCTGCACCGTGCCATCCTTGGCTCCTTCGAGCGCTTCATCGGCATGCTCATCGAGCATTACGCCGGCTTGTTCCCGGCCTGGCTCGCGCCGACCCAGGCGGTGGTGCTCAACATCACCGACAAACAGGCCGATTTCGCGCAGCAGGTCGTCGGCGAATTGAACGCCGAGGGCTTCCGCGCCAAGGTCGACTTGAGAAACGAGAAGATCGGCTTTAAAATCCGCGAGCATACTTTGCTCAAGGTTCCCTATCTCCTGGTTATTGGAGACCGGGAGGTTGAGACACGATCCGTTGCCGTGCGTACCCGTGAAGGCGTTGATCTGGGCTCCATGCCCGTCGAGCGTTTCCGCGAGCTGCTCACGCAAGCGGTTTCCCGGCGTGGCCGGCAAGAATCGGAGTAA
- a CDS encoding MurR/RpiR family transcriptional regulator encodes MSKPLFFQALEGAFADLTPTGKRVAGYLLANPEKLPFETADSIAQRTNTTGISVGRLLRSLGYRNLDDVKQSLRNEGLEAWRITDRFSAFRQQSGRSDALDRSLAAELAAIEDVYQLARGPVFEQVVQQLTNADAVFIAGIQTTRGVLGSFHSLLEYIRPKAFYVDGLSGTYADIFNSGFTRPYLVVADFRAYSSVTRKLCEAARDAELPMALITDYHCPWARDYPADLLQLRLEVDQFWDSLAPLACLLNLLVSAVADRSGDALEQRLASNRVLQQRFGQFE; translated from the coding sequence GTGAGCAAACCCCTCTTCTTCCAAGCCCTCGAAGGCGCCTTCGCCGACCTCACGCCCACCGGCAAGCGCGTGGCGGGCTACCTGCTGGCCAATCCGGAGAAGCTGCCCTTCGAGACCGCCGACAGCATCGCCCAACGCACCAATACCACGGGTATCTCCGTGGGCCGACTGCTACGCTCCCTGGGCTATCGCAACCTCGACGACGTGAAGCAGAGCCTGAGAAACGAAGGCCTGGAAGCCTGGCGCATCACCGATCGCTTCAGCGCCTTCCGCCAGCAGAGCGGGCGCAGCGACGCCCTGGATCGCTCCCTGGCCGCCGAGCTCGCCGCCATCGAGGACGTCTACCAGCTAGCTCGCGGCCCGGTGTTCGAGCAGGTGGTGCAACAGCTGACGAATGCCGACGCGGTGTTCATCGCCGGTATCCAGACCACCCGTGGCGTCCTCGGCAGCTTCCACAGCCTGCTGGAATACATCCGCCCCAAGGCCTTCTACGTCGACGGCCTGTCCGGCACCTATGCGGACATCTTCAACAGCGGCTTCACCCGCCCCTATCTGGTGGTAGCCGACTTTCGCGCCTATTCCAGCGTGACCCGCAAACTCTGCGAGGCCGCCCGCGATGCCGAACTGCCCATGGCGCTGATCACCGACTACCACTGCCCCTGGGCGCGGGACTATCCGGCCGACCTGCTGCAACTGCGCCTGGAGGTCGACCAGTTCTGGGACTCCCTGGCGCCCCTGGCCTGCCTGCTCAACCTGCTGGTGTCGGCGGTGGCGGATCGCTCGGGCGATGCCCTGGAGCAGCGCCTGGCCAGCAACCGCGTCCTGCAGCAGCGCTTCGGTCAATTCGAATGA
- a CDS encoding class II glutamine amidotransferase: MCELLGMSANVPTDLVFSLQGLMQRGGRTGPHRDGWGVAFYEGKGLHLFKDALPGSDSEVAKLVQGYPIKSHTVIGHIRHANVGGVNLANTHPFVRELGGRYWSFAHNGQLQDFRPEPRFYRPVGDTDSETAFCSLLDQVRERFPEPVPVEMLLPQLVNACDGFRQRGVFNCLLSDGDWLFSFCTTKLAHITRRAPFGPAHLRDAEVHIDFKAETTPDDVVTIVATEPLTTDELWTLHQPGEWHLWWNGKIVTQGRL, from the coding sequence ATGTGCGAATTGCTGGGCATGAGTGCCAACGTGCCCACGGATCTGGTCTTCAGTCTCCAGGGCCTGATGCAGCGCGGTGGCCGTACCGGGCCGCACCGGGACGGCTGGGGCGTGGCCTTCTACGAAGGCAAGGGCCTGCACCTGTTCAAGGATGCCCTGCCGGGTTCCGACTCGGAGGTGGCCAAGCTGGTCCAGGGCTACCCGATCAAGAGTCATACGGTGATCGGCCATATCCGTCATGCCAACGTCGGCGGCGTCAATCTGGCCAACACCCATCCCTTCGTCCGTGAGCTGGGCGGTCGCTACTGGAGCTTTGCCCACAATGGTCAGCTGCAGGATTTCCGTCCCGAGCCACGCTTCTATCGTCCGGTTGGGGATACCGACAGCGAGACGGCCTTCTGCAGCCTGCTGGACCAGGTCCGCGAGCGCTTCCCCGAACCGGTCCCGGTGGAGATGCTGCTACCGCAGCTGGTGAATGCCTGCGATGGCTTTCGCCAGCGTGGTGTATTCAACTGTCTGCTCAGCGACGGCGACTGGCTGTTTAGCTTCTGTACCACCAAGCTGGCCCATATCACCCGTCGCGCACCGTTCGGGCCGGCGCATTTACGCGATGCTGAGGTCCACATCGACTTCAAGGCCGAAACCACCCCCGACGATGTCGTCACCATCGTCGCGACCGAACCCCTGACCACGGACGAGCTCTGGACGTTGCACCAGCCGGGTGAATGGCACCTCTGGTGGAATGGTAAGATCGTCACCCAAGGCCGCCTCTGA